A section of the Candidatus Binatia bacterium genome encodes:
- a CDS encoding DNA mismatch repair protein MutT: MDPAPHFRCLQCQQVHYRNPAVGVAVLLVEGDRVLLARRARGRYAGQWCVPCGYVEWGEEVRNAARREMKEETGLEVTILSVCDVRSNFHDPERQTVGVWFWGERQSGDLRPGDDVDAVAFFAFDRLPPLAFPTDQAILLDVHRGILRAPGKIPPPSPDL; this comes from the coding sequence ATGGATCCTGCCCCACATTTCCGTTGTCTTCAGTGCCAACAAGTTCATTACCGTAATCCCGCAGTTGGGGTTGCCGTGTTGCTGGTCGAGGGCGATCGGGTATTGCTGGCGCGCAGGGCGCGGGGCCGGTACGCGGGCCAATGGTGTGTTCCCTGTGGGTACGTGGAGTGGGGGGAAGAAGTGCGCAACGCGGCGCGGCGCGAGATGAAGGAGGAGACCGGTTTGGAGGTGACTATCCTTTCGGTTTGCGACGTCCGGTCCAATTTTCATGATCCCGAACGTCAGACCGTCGGCGTATGGTTTTGGGGCGAGCGCCAGAGTGGAGATCTCCGCCCAGGGGACGATGTCGACGCAGTTGCGTTCTTTGCTTTCGACCGCCTTCCGCCTCTCGCGTTCCCAACAGATCAAGCGATTCTCCTCGATGTCCATCGAGGGATTCTGCGCGCTCCCGGAAAAATACCGCCACCGAGTCCCGACCTGTAA
- a CDS encoding membrane protein, which yields MTGTNLLLRFVVLVAGIATVLVPRSSAEEPNRARSILNEARRLSDGERKWRDRTQELKLRIIDRRGGERTRELVIKTKKYDNDRTRSIVFFSAPEDVRGVGMLQWADPKGKDEQWLYLPELGKVRQISGAAKRESFVGTDFSYEDLAVITQILDWDEAEAKADFLRDEAIDGFPCYVLEFTPTGKDISYAKVRAWVDAKDLVVRKYEMVEKNGQLAKVLLLQDFRSIGRIPTAFHMEMRNESGGSRTVVDFTRVAYDAGLADDEFTQRALERGL from the coding sequence ATGACTGGCACCAATCTCTTGCTTCGTTTCGTCGTGCTTGTCGCCGGGATCGCCACCGTGCTCGTGCCCCGGAGCTCCGCTGAGGAACCCAACCGGGCACGAAGTATTTTGAACGAGGCACGCCGACTTTCAGATGGAGAGCGGAAATGGAGGGATCGAACTCAGGAGCTCAAGTTACGAATCATCGATCGGCGCGGCGGCGAACGGACGCGCGAATTGGTCATTAAGACGAAAAAATACGACAACGACCGGACACGCTCGATCGTATTCTTTTCCGCACCGGAAGACGTGCGGGGGGTGGGGATGCTGCAGTGGGCGGATCCGAAGGGCAAAGACGAACAGTGGCTCTACCTTCCGGAGCTCGGTAAAGTTCGGCAAATCAGTGGAGCTGCCAAGCGCGAAAGCTTCGTCGGCACCGACTTCAGTTACGAGGATCTTGCTGTGATCACGCAAATCTTGGACTGGGACGAGGCAGAAGCGAAAGCAGATTTTCTGCGTGACGAGGCAATCGACGGATTCCCCTGCTACGTGTTGGAATTCACTCCCACAGGGAAGGACATTAGTTACGCAAAGGTGCGGGCTTGGGTCGACGCAAAAGACCTAGTGGTCCGGAAGTACGAGATGGTCGAAAAGAACGGGCAATTGGCTAAGGTCCTGTTGCTTCAGGACTTTCGCTCCATAGGTCGCATCCCGACGGCATTCCACATGGAAATGCGGAACGAGAGCGGCGGAAGCCGAACCGTCGTGGACTTTACCAGGGTTGCTTACGACGCAGGCTTAGCAGACGACGAATTCACGCAACGAGCCTTAGAACGTGGGCTGTGA
- the fadE17 gene encoding putative acyl-CoA dehydrogenase FadE17 has product MDLRLSPKEEAFRREVRSWLERNLPPGWGTPAYQPPRTAEEQVSFARAWQRKLYDGGWAGLTWPKEYGGRGATVVEQLIYNEEYARVAAPDILCLKIGLSLVGPTLMACGTEEQKRRFLGPILRGEEIWCQGFSEPNAGSDLASVRTRAELDGDAFVVNGQKIWTSVARYADWCMLVARTRHDGPKHRGLTFLLVDMNTPGITVRPLREMTGEAWFNEVFFDHVRVPRSNVVGEIHGGWEVVLATLGHERAGTTPHVRLQAEARRLARLVQTVLRGGVPVSRDPVVRQKVAQAWIEANILRCSAYRNVTRLSRTGVPGPEGSILKLFWSELEQRLKDTAFEVLGLRGTLTEKDVLATDGGFWCHELLWSRSATIYAGTSEIQRNIIAQRVLGLPRA; this is encoded by the coding sequence ATGGATTTGCGTCTTTCCCCGAAAGAAGAAGCGTTTCGCCGTGAAGTGCGCAGTTGGTTGGAGCGCAACTTGCCCCCCGGTTGGGGAACTCCCGCGTACCAGCCGCCACGCACGGCGGAGGAGCAAGTGAGCTTTGCGCGGGCGTGGCAGCGCAAGCTCTACGACGGGGGGTGGGCTGGTTTGACTTGGCCGAAAGAGTACGGCGGGCGGGGTGCCACTGTGGTGGAACAACTGATTTACAACGAGGAATACGCTCGTGTCGCCGCGCCGGACATTTTGTGCCTCAAAATTGGGTTGAGCTTAGTTGGGCCCACTTTGATGGCCTGCGGAACCGAAGAACAAAAGCGCCGTTTTCTGGGCCCGATCCTGCGCGGCGAGGAAATCTGGTGCCAAGGGTTCTCGGAACCCAACGCCGGTTCGGACCTCGCGTCGGTTCGGACGAGAGCAGAACTGGACGGCGATGCATTCGTTGTGAATGGGCAGAAAATCTGGACCAGTGTGGCACGGTATGCAGATTGGTGCATGTTGGTGGCTCGCACACGCCACGATGGCCCGAAACATCGGGGGCTGACCTTCCTCCTCGTGGACATGAATACGCCGGGTATCACTGTGCGACCGCTGCGGGAGATGACTGGGGAGGCTTGGTTCAACGAAGTATTTTTTGACCACGTCCGTGTACCGCGCTCGAACGTGGTCGGAGAAATCCACGGCGGCTGGGAGGTGGTATTGGCCACCCTCGGGCACGAACGCGCGGGAACGACTCCTCATGTGCGGTTGCAGGCCGAGGCACGGCGGTTAGCACGGCTGGTCCAGACCGTCCTGCGCGGCGGGGTACCAGTGAGTCGAGACCCGGTGGTTCGCCAGAAGGTAGCCCAAGCGTGGATCGAGGCAAATATTTTGCGTTGCAGTGCCTACCGCAACGTGACGCGGCTCTCGCGCACCGGGGTGCCTGGCCCCGAAGGGTCGATCCTAAAACTGTTTTGGAGCGAGCTCGAGCAAAGACTCAAGGATACGGCTTTCGAAGTTCTCGGTTTGCGTGGCACACTCACGGAGAAGGATGTGCTCGCGACAGACGGCGGATTCTGGTGCCATGAGCTCTTGTGGTCGAGGTCTGCCACGATTTATGCGGGAACTTCCGAGATCCAACGAAACATCATCGCGCAGCGGGTGCTGGGTTTGCCGCGTGCCTGA